A part of Actinobaculum sp. 313 genomic DNA contains:
- a CDS encoding DUF2505 domain-containing protein, producing the protein MQIKHSLTFEATTEQIIAALLSEELAAKRMALFGVTDFTHRIDGTTATTDATVPPEKFPSQVRSFLKSAAHVTVTQQAGGDVITLSVDPHGLPAELAGTIELTAGSPTVAELVADLKVRIPIVGGKIERKASDRVGRLLARDQQLVAEVISERG; encoded by the coding sequence ATGCAGATCAAACACAGCTTGACCTTCGAGGCCACCACCGAGCAAATCATCGCCGCCCTGTTATCCGAAGAGCTTGCCGCCAAGCGTATGGCACTGTTCGGAGTCACCGACTTCACTCACCGGATTGACGGCACGACGGCAACTACAGATGCGACCGTCCCGCCCGAGAAATTCCCCAGCCAAGTACGCAGCTTCCTCAAGTCTGCGGCGCATGTCACAGTGACACAACAGGCTGGCGGAGATGTGATCACACTGAGCGTCGATCCGCACGGCCTGCCCGCCGAGTTGGCCGGCACGATTGAACTCACGGCGGGTAGCCCGACTGTGGCCGAACTCGTCGCCGACCTGAAGGTGCGGATCCCCATCGTTGGCGGCAAGATCGAACGAAAGGCGTCTGATCGTGTGGGCCGTCTGCTCGCACGC